Proteins encoded together in one Zonotrichia leucophrys gambelii isolate GWCS_2022_RI chromosome 1, RI_Zleu_2.0, whole genome shotgun sequence window:
- the MED14 gene encoding mediator of RNA polymerase II transcription subunit 14, which translates to MAPVQLESAQLVPAGPASAPAPPAPGAVTAAASPGYRLSTLIEFLLHRTYAELTVLADLLPRKTDMERKIEIVQFASRTRQLFVRLLALVKWANNAGKVEKCAMISSFLDQQAILFVDTADRLASLARDALVHARLPSFAIPYAIDVLTTGSYPRLPTCIRDKIIPPDPITKSEKQTTLHQLNQILRHRLVTTDLPPQLANLTVANGRVKFRVEGEFEATLTVMGDDPDIPWRLLKLEILVEDKETGDGRALVHSMQINFIHQLVQSRLFADEKPLQDMYNCLHSFCLALQLEVLHSQTLMLIRERWGDLVQVERYHAGKCLSLSVWNQQVLGRKTGTASVHKVTIKIDETDVSKPLQISHEPPLPACDSKLMERAMKIDHLSIEKLLIDSVHARSHQKLQELKAILKSYNVNDNSFIETALPTLVIPILEPCGRSECLHVFVDLHSGMFQLMLYGVDQLTLDDIEKSVNDDMKRIIPWLQQLKFWLGQQRCKQSIKHLPTVSSETLQLANYASHPVGNLSKHKLFIKLTRLPQYYIVVEMFDVPGNPTELEYKYHFLSVSYAEGDDSPATAVLLQQFKPNIEELVLDTKSGKQMKSGVKRKLSGDPCSIEPKKPKRSGEMCAFNKVLAHIVAMCDTNMPFIGLRIELSNMDIPHQGVQVEGDGFSHAIRLLKIPPCKGVNEETQKALDRSLLDCTFRLQGRNNRTWVAELVFANCPLNSTSSREQGPTRHVYLTYENQLSEPVGGRKVVEMFLNDWSSIARLYECVLEFARSLPDIPNHLNVFSEVRIYNYRKLILCYGTTKGSSISIQWNSILQKFHISLGTVGPNSGCSNCHNTILHQLQEMFNKTPNVVQLLQVLFDTQAPLNAINKLPTVPMLGLTQRTNTAYQCFSILPQSPTHIRLAFRNMYCIDIYCRSRGVVAIRDGAYSLFDNSKIVEGFYPAPGLKTFLNMFVDSNQDARRRSVNEDDNPPSPIGGDMMDSLISQLQPQQPPQQPQQQPFAKQAGASGAYPLTSPPTSYHNTVTPSPSMMHTQSPGNLHAASSPSGALRAPSPASFGPTPSPSSLGITMGQTANFASPHGTIDPSSPYTMMSPSQRAGNWPGSPQVSGPSPAARMPGMSPANPSLHSPIPDASHSPRAGTSSQIMPTSMPPPRKLPQRSWAASIPTILTHSALNILLLPSPTPGLVPGLAGSYLCSPLERFLGSVIMRRHLQRIIQQETLQLINSNEPGVIMFKTEALKCRVALNPKTNQTLQLKVTPENTGQWKSEELQVLEKFFETRVAGPPFKANTLIAFTKLLGAPTHILRDCVHIMKLELFPDQASQLKWNVQFCLTIPPSAPPIAPPGTPAVVLKSKMLFFLQLTQKTTVPQEAVSIIVPIIYDMASGTTQQADIPRQQNSSVAAPMMVSNILKRFAELNSPRPGECTIFAAVRDLMVNLTLPPGGRP; encoded by the exons aaaaatagaGATAGTGCAGTTTGCAAGTCGCACTCGTCAGCTGTTTGTTCGTTTGTTAGCCTTGGTCAAGTGGGCTAATAATGCTGGGAAGGTGGAAAAGTGTGCG ATGATATCCAGTTTCTTAGATCAGCAAGCCATCCTGTTTGTGGACACTGCAGATCGTCTGGCATCGCTGGCTCGAGATGCTTTGGTTCATGCCCGGCTGCCCAGCTTTGCCATCCCGTATGCAATTGATGTTCTGACAACTGGATCCTACCCTCGGCTGCCCACCTGCATtagg GATAAAATAATCCCTCCTGACCCAATAACAAAGAGTGAGAAGCAAACTACACTTCATCAGCTAAACCAGATCCTTCGCCATCGACTCGTGACTACAGATCTCCCTCCACAGCTGGCAAATCTTACAGTAG CCAATGGCCGTGTGAAGTTCCGAGTTGAGGGTGAGTTTGAGGCCACCTTGACAGTGATGGGTGATGACCCTGACATCCCCTGGCGCCTTCTCAAGCTGGAAATTTTGGTTGAAGACAAGGAAACTGGtg ATGGTCGAGCCTTGGTTCACAGCATGCAGATCAACTTCATCCATCAGTTGGTCCAGTCCAGGCTGTTTGCTGATGAGAAGCCCCTCCAGGACATGTACAACTGCCTAC ACTCcttctgcctggctctgcagctggaagtCCTGCATTCCCAAACACTGATGCTGATCCGAGAGCGCTGGGGTGACCTCGTGCAAGTGGAGCGCTACCATGCAGGGAAATGTCTCTCACTCTCTGTTTGGAA tCAACAGGTACTTGGCAGGAAAACAGGGACTGCATCTGTCCATAAGGTCACTATAAAAATTGATGAAACTGATGTCTCAAAACCCTTACAAATATCTCATGAGCCTCCACTGCCAGCCTGTGATTCCAAACTGATGGAAAGAGCCATGAAG atTGACCACCTATCAATAGAAAAACTCCTAATAGACAGTGTCCATGCAAGATCTCATCAAAAACTCCAGGAGCTGAAAGCCATTCTTAAGAGCTACAATGTTAATGACAATT CGTTCATTGAGACGGCTCTCCCAACTCTTGTAATTCCAATTTTGGAACCATGTGGTCGATCAGAGTGCCTGCATGTATTTGTTGATCTCCACTCTGGAATGTTCCAGCTGATGCTGTATGGTGTTG ATCAGCTGACTCTTGATGACATAGAGAAGTCTGTTAATGATGATATGAAGCGAATCATTCCTTGGCTTCAGCAGCTCAA GTTCTGGCTTGGACAGCAGCGCTGCAAACAGTCTATAAAACATCTGCCTACAGTGAGCAGTGAAACTCTTCAGCTAGCTAATTATGCCAGCCACCCAGTGGGAaacctttccaaacacaaacTGTTCATCAAACTCACTCGCCTTCCCCAGTACTACATT GTTGTAGAAATGTTCGATGTTCCTGGTAACCCCACAGAGCTAGAGTACAAGTACCATTTTCTGTCTGTGAGCTATGCTGAAGGAGATGACAGCCCTGCCACTGCAGTTTTACTACAGCAGTTCAAACCAAACATTGAAGAGTTGGTACTGGACACAAAAAGTGGCAAACAAATGAAAAGTGGTGTCAAGCGCAAG TTATCTGGAGATCCATGTTCCATAGAACCCAAGAAGCCAAAACGGTCGGGAGAAATGTGTGCCTTCAATAAAGTGCTAGCTCATATTGTAGCCATGTGTGATACAAATATGCCCTTTATAGGGCTTCGGATAGAG TTATCCAATATGGACATTCCTCACCAGGGAGTACAAGTAGAAGGAGATGGCTTCAGCCATGCAATACGTTTATTAAA AATTCCTCCCTGTAAAGGTGTAAATGAGGAAACGCAGAAGGCTCTGGACCGATCTCTTCTTGATTGCACTTTCCGACTACAAGGTAGAAATAATCGCACGTGGGTGGCTGAGCTGGTGTTTGCAAACTGCCCTCTGAACAGCACTTCATCCAGGGAACAAG GACCAACCCGCCACGTTTACCTGACGTACGAGAACCAGTTGTCGGAGCCAGTTGGAGGGCGCAAGGTGGTCGAGATGTTCCTCAATGACTGGAGCAGTATTGCTCGGCTGTACGAGTGTGTCCTGGAGTTTGCACGGTCCTTACCAG ACATCCCCAACCACTTAAACGTTTTCTCAGAAGTTCGGATCTACAACTATCGAAAACTTATCCTTTGTTATGGAACTACCAAGGGGAGCTCA ATCAGCATTCAGTGGAACTCCATCCTGCAGAAGTTCCATATTTCACTGGGAACAGTTGGCCCAAACTCAGGTTGCAGTAACTGTCACAACACAATTCTGCACCAGCTCCAGGAGATGTTTAATAAGACGCCAAACGTGGTGCAGTTGTTACAG GTTTTGTTTGACACTCAGGCTCCACTAAACGCCATCAACAAGCTCCCGACCGTGCCCATGCTGGGGCTGACGCAGCGCACCAACACTGCCTACCAGTGCTTCTCCATCCTGCCCCAGTCCCCCACGCACATCAGGCTGGCCTTCAGGAACATGTACTGCATCGACATCTACTGCCGCAGCCGCGGCGTGGTGGCCATCCGCGACGGCGCCTACAGCCTCTTCGACAACAGCAAAATCGTGGAAGGGTTTTACCCCGCCCCTGGGCTAAAG ACATTCCTGAACATGTTTGTTGACAGCAACCAGGATGCACGGAGACGATCTGTAAATGAAGATGACAACCCACCCTCTCCCATCGGAGGGGACATGATGGATTCTTTGATatcacagctccagccccagcagccaccacagcagcCACAACAGCAG CCATTTGCAAAACAGGCAGGAGCCTCTGGAGCATATCCTCTCACCTCACCACCCACCTCCTACCACAACACAGTGACACCCTCCCCGTCCATGATGCACACACAGTCACCAG GAAATTTGCATGCTGCAAGCTCTCCTAGTGGGGCTTTAAGAGCACCATCACCAGCATCCTTTGGTCCAACTCCTTCACCTTCCTCTCTTGGAATCACAATGGGACAAACAGCTAACTTTGCAAGCCCACATG GTACCATAGACCCAAGCTCACCCTACACCATGATGTCACCCAGTCAGCGTGCAGGGAACTGGCCGGGGTCTCCGCAGGTCTCTGGTCCATCACCAGCAGCACGGATGCCTGGAATGTCACCAGCCAACCCTTCCCTTCATTCACCTATCCCTGATGCCTCTCATTCCCCACGAGCTGGAACAA GTTCCCAAATCATGCCAACAAGCATGCCTCCCCCTCGGAAACTACCTCAGCGCTCTTGGGCTGCATCCATTCCTACAATCCTCACCCACAGTGCCTTGAATATTCTGCTCTTGCCCTCTCCTACCCCTGGGCTTGTGCCAGGACTAGCTGGCAGCTATCTGTGCTCCCCTCTTGAGCGATTCCTTGGGTCAGTGATCATGAGGAGGCATCTTCAGAGGATCATTCAGCAGGAAACG CTACAGTTAATAAACTCCAATGAACCAGGTGTCATAATGTTTAAGACGGAGGCACTGAAATGCAGGGTTGCTCTCAATCCCAAAACCAACCAGACCTTGCAGCTGAAAGTAACACCTGAAAATACAGGACAGTGGAAATCAGAGGAGTTACAAGTTTTGGAGAAGTTCTTTGAAACAAGG GTTGCAGGACCACCTTTTAAAGCAAACACCCTGATAGCCTTCACAAAGTTACTAGGGGCTCCCACACACATCCTCAGGGACTGTGTACACATCATGAAACTGGAGCTG TTCCCTGACCAGGCAAGTCAGCTGAAATGGAACGTGCAGTTTTGTTTAAcaatccctcccagtgctccacCAATTGCGCCTCCAGGAACACCTGCTGTTGTGCTGAAATCCAAAATGTTGTTTTTC CTTCAGCTAACACAGAAAACAACAGTCCCACAGGAAGCTGTTAGTATTATTGTCCCAATTATTTATGATATGGCTTCGGGTACAACGCAACAGGCTGACATTCCCAGGCAGCAGAACTCTTCTGTTGCTGCTCCAATGATGGTTAGCAATATTCTAAAGAGGTTTGCTGAACTGAATTCACCACGACCAG